Proteins co-encoded in one Quercus robur chromosome 8, dhQueRobu3.1, whole genome shotgun sequence genomic window:
- the LOC126694481 gene encoding disease resistance protein RUN1-like isoform X4 — MEKVQRWRSALTKATGLSGLHYKEGCNESETQFIQRIIREISVTKLNHTQLFVTEHPVGIESRVDAIESLLDMKSNDVRMVGIYGLGGVGKTTIAKAVYNRITNCFELSCFLEDVKEKSSTNDDIIKLQEILLSKILGGTYIKVDSVPEGIIMIKERLCRTRLLLILDNVVESEVMVNLLGECNWLALGSRVIITTRDKQVLNTLGKDRLIYELKELNQSESHELFNLHAFPKIEPEKDYSEVSEKIIRYANGLPLALKIIGSDLCGKSICDWKSALEKYKNIPHKKIVEKLKISYDGLEKTEKDIFLDIACFFKGFNRSYVENILDACKSYPGYGIGKLIDKYLITVGQFGELWTHDLLQQMGREIVQQESEELGERSRIWCFEDAEEILTTNMGSSKIRGIMCCSPQLITMPIGAKAFEKMKNLKFLIVHNVHICEELEYLPNGLTLLQWPEFPFSLPSNYYPRQLVGLEMPCSLIRLETTFKLGIELKYLKYINLEGCDSVTELPKLCTPSLEELLLCDCENLAKVHESLGFLDKLQIWDLTGCRKLQILPNSLNLKSLKRLDLKNCKSITELPELCTPSLEELDLSHCKNLVKVHESVGILDKLRRWELYYCKKLQILPNNLRLKSLEEFDLTICLRLEKFSNIHPEMKCLKSLNLSGSGIRELPSSIEYLTGLELLDLSCCKNLKLRQTNDYLDGFSRCGFLKLESLSFGGNENIIELDFLMKPEYFPVLKILDLCATNIVSIPESLSRFASLEFLSMRDCKQLREISRLPQSVRDVDLSNCYSLNAQSSNRLLNQIVEFLGILPNACKGTRSRILMGIDPQTSSSDILDEIHPHHSPFIVMLPGTEIPKRLKLNHESDGNVISFWVGRKFPNNFFVCFSFGPLKYPWKSLRSVYLSINGCEIEQLFSDSAYELSDHLWIVSFSNERLQNQLNKSKPSERNFVKVICESWRWDERWDGRWDEGSDGFGFVVEDWTWFINHPSRWGVGVECICQWASNNGSQTSMPTANNGSQTTPRTLSVGAQKASKEELRRLLRMASNPIPTPETEFSPNPSNCNAYVQGCISQGFQSPIQWSRSFRLPIAHHQRRQENLD, encoded by the exons TTGTAATGAATCTGAAACTCAATTTATCCAAAGAATTATTAGAGAGATATCAGTTACTAAATTGAATCACACTCAGTTATTTGTTACTGAACACCCGGTTGGAATAGAATCTCGTGTGGATGCTATAGAATCTCTTTTAGATATGAAGTCAAATGATGTTCGCATGGTAGGGATTTATGGTCTTGGAGGAGTAGGTAAGACTACAATTGCAAAGGCTGTTTATAACAGAATCACTAATTGTTTTGAATTGAGTTGCTTTCTAGAGGATGTCAAAGAAAAGTCGAGTACAAATGATGACATAATCAAACTACAAGAGATTCTTCTTTCTAAGATCTTAGGGGGCACGTATATAAAGGTAGACAGTGTACCGGAAGGAATTATCATGATAAAGGAAAGGCTTTGTCGTACAAGACTTCTTTTAATTCTTGACAATGTGGTTGAGTCAGAAGTGATGGTAAATTTACTTGGAGAATGTAATTGGCTTGCTTTAGGAAGTAGAGTCATTATAACAACAAGAGACAAACAAGTGCTAAACACTCTTGGAAAAGATCGTCTAATTTATGAGCTTAAGGAATTAAATCAATCTGAATCTCATGAACTCTTCAACCTGCATGCCTTCCCAAAAATTGAACCTGAGAAAGATTATTCAGAAGTTTCAGAGAAAATCATACGTTATGCCAATGGCCTTCCATTAGCTCTTAAAATAATAGGTTCTGATTTGTGTGGAAAAAGTATATGTGATTGGAAAAGTGCGTTAGAAAAGTATAAAAACATTCCTcacaaaaaaattgtggaaaagCTCAAAATAAGTTATGACGGACTTGAAAAGACCGAAAAggatatttttttggatattgcatgtttctttaAGGGATTCAATAGGAGTTATGTTGAGAATATATTAGATGCTTGCAAATCGTATCCAGGTTATGGAATTGGAAAACTTATTGATAAGTATCTCATAACTGTTGGTCAATTTGGCGAGTTGTGGACGCATGACTTGCTTCAACAAATGGGGAGAGAAATTGTTCAGCAAGAATCAGAAGAGCTAGGAGAACGTAGTAGGATATGGTGTTTTGAGGATGCTGAAGAAATACTAACTACAAATATG GGATCAAGTAAAATTCGGGGCATTATGTGTTGCTCACCTCAACTGATCACGATGCCAATAGGAGCTAAAGCTtttgaaaagatgaaaaatctcaaatttcttatagTTCATAATGTACACATTTGTGAAGAACTCGAATATCTCCCCAACGGGTTAACGTTGCTTCAATGGCCTGAATTTCCATTTTCCTTGCCATCAAACTATTATCCTCGACAACTTGTTGGACTTGAGATGCCATGTAGTCTTATTAGATTGGAGACAACATTCAAATTG GGAATCGagctaaaatatttaaaatatatcaatCTTGAAGGTTGTGATTCCGTTACAGAATTACCTAAGTTGTGTACTCCAAGCCTGGAAGAATTGTTGCTTTGTGATTGTGAAAATTTAGCTAAGGTTCATGAGTCACTTGGATTTCTTGATAAGCTTCAGATATGGGATCTCACTGGTTGTAGAAAACTTCAAATTCTTCCAAACTCTCTCAATTTGAAATCTTTAAAGCGTCTCGATCTCAAGAACTGTAAGTCCATTACAGAATTACCCGAGTTGTGTACCCCAAGCCTAGAAGAATTGGATCTTAGTCATTGTAAAAATTTAGTTAAGGTTCATGAGTCGGTTGGAATTCTTGATAAGCTCCGGAGATGGGAACTCTACTATTgtaaaaaacttcaaattcttcCAAACAACCTCAGGTTGAAATCTCTTGAGGAGTTTGATCTTACAATCTGCTTAAGGCTTGAGAAGTTTTCTAAtattcatccagaaatgaaatGTTTAAAGAGTTTAAATTTAAGTGGGAGTGGTATTCGAGAGTTGCCTTCATCAATCGAGTATCTCACTGGGCTCGAACTCCTAGACTTAAGTTGTTGTAAAAACCTTAAATTGAGACAGACAAACGATTATTTGGATGGCTTTTCCAGATGTGGGTTTTTGAAGTTGGAGTCCCTGAGTTTCGGGGgcaatgaaaatataattgaattaGATTTTTTGATGAAACCCGAGTACTTCCCCGTATTGAAAATTCTAGATCTATGTGCAACTAATATTGTTAGCATCCCTGAAAGCTTAAGCAGATTTGCTAGTTTAGAGTTCCTTTCTATGCGAGATTGCAAGCAGCTTCGGGAAATTTCAAGGCTTCCCCAATCTGTACGAGATGTGGATTTAAGTAATTGCTATTCGTTGAATGCACAATCATCAAACAGATTATTGAAtcag ATTGTAGAATTTTTAGGGATTTTACCAAATGCTTGCAAGGGAACAAGAAGCAGGATATTAATGGGCATCGATCCACAAACATCATCAAGCGATATATTGGATGAGATTCATCCCCATCACTCGCCTTTTATAGTTATGCTACCAGGAACTGAGATTCCAAAGCGGTTGAAGTTAAACCATGAAAGCGATGGAAATGTCATATCATTTTGGGTTGGTCGCAAatttccaaataatttttttgtctgtttttcttttggacCGCTGAAATATCCATGGAAATCTCTTCGTTCTGTTTACCTTTCCATCAATGGTTGTGAAATAGAGCAGCTCTTTTCAGATTCTGCATATGAATTATCCGACCATCTGTGGATAGTTTCTTTTTCTAATGAGAGATTGCAGAACCAATTGAATAAGTCAAAACCATCTGAACGAAATTTCGTAAAGGTAATATGTGAAAGTTGGCGTTGGGATGAGCGTTGGGATGGGCGTTGGGATGAGGGTTCGGATGGGTTTGGATTTGTTGTGGAGGATTGGACTTGGTTTATAAACCATCCAAGTCGGTGGGGGGTCGGTGTAGAGTGCATCTGTCAATGGGCTTCCAACAATGGAAGCCAGACATCAATGCCGACTGCCAACAATGGAAGCCAGACGACCCCAAGAACACTATCTGTCGGAGCTCAGAAGGCTTCGAAGGAAGAACTTCGGAGACTACTTCGGATGGCTTCGAATCCGATTCCGACTCCGGAAACGGAGTTCTCGCCCAACCCTTCCAACTGCAACGCTTATGTCCAG GGCTGTATATCCCAGGGCTTTCAATCGCCCATACAATGGAGCAGAAGTTTCAGGCTTCCAATCGCCCACCATCAAAGAAGGCAAGAAAATCTTGATTGA
- the LOC126694481 gene encoding disease resistance protein RUN1-like isoform X2 yields MALQITDEATSSITPQFTYDVFLSFRGEDTRYNFTGHLYQALCDKGFNTFIDNELPRGEEISMELLKAIELSKSSIVVFSENYASSGWCLDELVKILECRINGQLVLPVFYKVDPSEIRKQKGKFGVALTQHEDNVEKVQRWRSALTKATGLSGLHYKEGCNESETQFIQRIIREISVTKLNHTQLFVTEHPVGIESRVDAIESLLDMKSNDVRMVGIYGLGGVGKTTIAKAVYNRITNCFELSCFLEDVKEKSSTNDDIIKLQEILLSKILGGTYIKVDSVPEGIIMIKERLCRTRLLLILDNVVESEVMVNLLGECNWLALGSRVIITTRDKQVLNTLGKDRLIYELKELNQSESHELFNLHAFPKIEPEKDYSEVSEKIIRYANGLPLALKIIGSDLCGKSICDWKSALEKYKNIPHKKIVEKLKISYDGLEKTEKDIFLDIACFFKGFNRSYVENILDACKSYPGYGIGKLIDKYLITVGQFGELWTHDLLQQMGREIVQQESEELGERSRIWCFEDAEEILTTNMGSSKIRGIMCCSPQLITMPIGAKAFEKMKNLKFLIVHNVHICEELEYLPNGLTLLQWPEFPFSLPSNYYPRQLVGLEMPCSLIRLETTFKLGIELKYLKYINLEGCDSVTELPKLCTPSLEELLLCDCENLAKVHESLGFLDKLQIWDLTGCRKLQILPNSLNLKSLKRLDLKNCKSITELPELCTPSLEELDLSHCKNLVKVHESVGILDKLRRWELYYCKKLQILPNNLRLKSLEEFDLTICLRLEKFSNIHPEMKCLKSLNLSGSGIRELPSSIEYLTGLELLDLSCCKNLKLRQTNDYLDGFSRCGFLKLESLSFGGNENIIELDFLMKPEYFPVLKILDLCATNIVSIPESLSRFASLEFLSMRDCKQLREISRLPQSVRDVDLSNCYSLNAQSSNRLLNQIVEFLGILPNACKGTRSRILMGIDPQTSSSDILDEIHPHHSPFIVMLPGTEIPKRLKLNHESDGNVISFWVGRKFPNNFFVCFSFGPLKYPWKSLRSVYLSINGCEIEQLFSDSAYELSDHLWIVSFSNERLQNQLNKSKPSERNFVKVICESWRWDERWDGRWDEGSDGFGFVVEDWTWFINHPSRWGVGVECICQWASNNGSQTSMPTANNGSQTTPRTLSVGAQKASKEELRRLLRMASNPIPTPETEFSPNPSNCNAYVQGCISQGFQSPIQWSRSFRLPIAHHQRRQENLD; encoded by the exons ATGGCTCTCCAAATCACCGACGAAGCCACCTCTTCTATCACTCCCCAATTCACCTATGATGTTTTCTTAAGTTTCAGAGGTGAAGACACCCGCTATAATTTTACAGGTCATTTATATCAAGCTTTATGTGATAAGGGTTTTAACACCTTTATCGATAATGAACTTCCAAGAGGAGAAGAAATTTCAATGGAACTTCTTAAAGCTATTGAATTGTCAAAGAGTTCGATTGTTGTGTTCTCTGAAAATTATGCATCTTCTGGTTGGTGCTTAGATGAACTTGTAAAGATTCTTGAGTGTAGGATTAACGGACAGTTGGTTCTACCTGTATTTTACAAAGTGGATCCTTCTGAAATACGTAAACAAAAAGGAAAGTTTGGAGTAGCACTAACTCAACATGAAGATAATGTGGAGAAGGTTCAAAGGTGGAGGAGCGCTTTGACTAAAGCAACTGGCTTGTCTGGGTTGCATTACAAGGAGGG TTGTAATGAATCTGAAACTCAATTTATCCAAAGAATTATTAGAGAGATATCAGTTACTAAATTGAATCACACTCAGTTATTTGTTACTGAACACCCGGTTGGAATAGAATCTCGTGTGGATGCTATAGAATCTCTTTTAGATATGAAGTCAAATGATGTTCGCATGGTAGGGATTTATGGTCTTGGAGGAGTAGGTAAGACTACAATTGCAAAGGCTGTTTATAACAGAATCACTAATTGTTTTGAATTGAGTTGCTTTCTAGAGGATGTCAAAGAAAAGTCGAGTACAAATGATGACATAATCAAACTACAAGAGATTCTTCTTTCTAAGATCTTAGGGGGCACGTATATAAAGGTAGACAGTGTACCGGAAGGAATTATCATGATAAAGGAAAGGCTTTGTCGTACAAGACTTCTTTTAATTCTTGACAATGTGGTTGAGTCAGAAGTGATGGTAAATTTACTTGGAGAATGTAATTGGCTTGCTTTAGGAAGTAGAGTCATTATAACAACAAGAGACAAACAAGTGCTAAACACTCTTGGAAAAGATCGTCTAATTTATGAGCTTAAGGAATTAAATCAATCTGAATCTCATGAACTCTTCAACCTGCATGCCTTCCCAAAAATTGAACCTGAGAAAGATTATTCAGAAGTTTCAGAGAAAATCATACGTTATGCCAATGGCCTTCCATTAGCTCTTAAAATAATAGGTTCTGATTTGTGTGGAAAAAGTATATGTGATTGGAAAAGTGCGTTAGAAAAGTATAAAAACATTCCTcacaaaaaaattgtggaaaagCTCAAAATAAGTTATGACGGACTTGAAAAGACCGAAAAggatatttttttggatattgcatgtttctttaAGGGATTCAATAGGAGTTATGTTGAGAATATATTAGATGCTTGCAAATCGTATCCAGGTTATGGAATTGGAAAACTTATTGATAAGTATCTCATAACTGTTGGTCAATTTGGCGAGTTGTGGACGCATGACTTGCTTCAACAAATGGGGAGAGAAATTGTTCAGCAAGAATCAGAAGAGCTAGGAGAACGTAGTAGGATATGGTGTTTTGAGGATGCTGAAGAAATACTAACTACAAATATG GGATCAAGTAAAATTCGGGGCATTATGTGTTGCTCACCTCAACTGATCACGATGCCAATAGGAGCTAAAGCTtttgaaaagatgaaaaatctcaaatttcttatagTTCATAATGTACACATTTGTGAAGAACTCGAATATCTCCCCAACGGGTTAACGTTGCTTCAATGGCCTGAATTTCCATTTTCCTTGCCATCAAACTATTATCCTCGACAACTTGTTGGACTTGAGATGCCATGTAGTCTTATTAGATTGGAGACAACATTCAAATTG GGAATCGagctaaaatatttaaaatatatcaatCTTGAAGGTTGTGATTCCGTTACAGAATTACCTAAGTTGTGTACTCCAAGCCTGGAAGAATTGTTGCTTTGTGATTGTGAAAATTTAGCTAAGGTTCATGAGTCACTTGGATTTCTTGATAAGCTTCAGATATGGGATCTCACTGGTTGTAGAAAACTTCAAATTCTTCCAAACTCTCTCAATTTGAAATCTTTAAAGCGTCTCGATCTCAAGAACTGTAAGTCCATTACAGAATTACCCGAGTTGTGTACCCCAAGCCTAGAAGAATTGGATCTTAGTCATTGTAAAAATTTAGTTAAGGTTCATGAGTCGGTTGGAATTCTTGATAAGCTCCGGAGATGGGAACTCTACTATTgtaaaaaacttcaaattcttcCAAACAACCTCAGGTTGAAATCTCTTGAGGAGTTTGATCTTACAATCTGCTTAAGGCTTGAGAAGTTTTCTAAtattcatccagaaatgaaatGTTTAAAGAGTTTAAATTTAAGTGGGAGTGGTATTCGAGAGTTGCCTTCATCAATCGAGTATCTCACTGGGCTCGAACTCCTAGACTTAAGTTGTTGTAAAAACCTTAAATTGAGACAGACAAACGATTATTTGGATGGCTTTTCCAGATGTGGGTTTTTGAAGTTGGAGTCCCTGAGTTTCGGGGgcaatgaaaatataattgaattaGATTTTTTGATGAAACCCGAGTACTTCCCCGTATTGAAAATTCTAGATCTATGTGCAACTAATATTGTTAGCATCCCTGAAAGCTTAAGCAGATTTGCTAGTTTAGAGTTCCTTTCTATGCGAGATTGCAAGCAGCTTCGGGAAATTTCAAGGCTTCCCCAATCTGTACGAGATGTGGATTTAAGTAATTGCTATTCGTTGAATGCACAATCATCAAACAGATTATTGAAtcag ATTGTAGAATTTTTAGGGATTTTACCAAATGCTTGCAAGGGAACAAGAAGCAGGATATTAATGGGCATCGATCCACAAACATCATCAAGCGATATATTGGATGAGATTCATCCCCATCACTCGCCTTTTATAGTTATGCTACCAGGAACTGAGATTCCAAAGCGGTTGAAGTTAAACCATGAAAGCGATGGAAATGTCATATCATTTTGGGTTGGTCGCAAatttccaaataatttttttgtctgtttttcttttggacCGCTGAAATATCCATGGAAATCTCTTCGTTCTGTTTACCTTTCCATCAATGGTTGTGAAATAGAGCAGCTCTTTTCAGATTCTGCATATGAATTATCCGACCATCTGTGGATAGTTTCTTTTTCTAATGAGAGATTGCAGAACCAATTGAATAAGTCAAAACCATCTGAACGAAATTTCGTAAAGGTAATATGTGAAAGTTGGCGTTGGGATGAGCGTTGGGATGGGCGTTGGGATGAGGGTTCGGATGGGTTTGGATTTGTTGTGGAGGATTGGACTTGGTTTATAAACCATCCAAGTCGGTGGGGGGTCGGTGTAGAGTGCATCTGTCAATGGGCTTCCAACAATGGAAGCCAGACATCAATGCCGACTGCCAACAATGGAAGCCAGACGACCCCAAGAACACTATCTGTCGGAGCTCAGAAGGCTTCGAAGGAAGAACTTCGGAGACTACTTCGGATGGCTTCGAATCCGATTCCGACTCCGGAAACGGAGTTCTCGCCCAACCCTTCCAACTGCAACGCTTATGTCCAG GGCTGTATATCCCAGGGCTTTCAATCGCCCATACAATGGAGCAGAAGTTTCAGGCTTCCAATCGCCCACCATCAAAGAAGGCAAGAAAATCTTGATTGA